Proteins from one Syngnathus scovelli strain Florida chromosome 17, RoL_Ssco_1.2, whole genome shotgun sequence genomic window:
- the LOC125985526 gene encoding protein piccolo-like isoform X1, with translation MPNKQYSEKESTFLFDFEWQNHYWCIDASTEDGSLGRLVNDNHKSPNCTMKKIVNDEPHLCLFAIKKIEMGTEIDYNYGDSKWPWREKVTGSQAPVDGALPEPARTWQDSGPDDNIKQDASQQVTGSQAPVDSALPEPARTWQDSDPDDNIKQDASQQVTGSQAPVDGALPEPARTWQDSDPDDNIKQDASQQVTGSQAPVDGALPELARTWQDSDPDDNIKQDASQQVTGSQAPVDGALPELARTWQDSDPDDNIKQDTSQQVTGSQAPVDGALPEPARTWQDSDPDNIKQDASQQVTGSQAPVDGALPEPARTWQDSDPDDNIKQDASQQVTGSQAPVDGALPEPARTWQDSDPDDNIKQDASQQVTGSQAPVDGALPESARTWQDSDPDDNIKQDASQQVTGSQAPVDGALPEPARTWQDSDPDDNIKQDASQRVTFSATLLAINYQRSFSKWTTQTVMILTMIPKRTALYLCKSICSKQEYIKFDQAFLYRWADPRSDRSDLLYLRISWPK, from the exons atgccaaacaagcagtactctgaaaaggagagtacatttctctttgactttgaatggcagaatcattactggtg tattgatgcatcaacagaggatggctctcttggaagattagtgaatgacaaccacaagtctccaaactgcaccatgaaaaaaatagtaaatgacgagccccatttgtgcctttttgccatcaaaaaaatagaaatgggaactgaaatcgattacaactatggtgattctaaatggccatggcgtgaaaaa gtgacaggctctcaggctcctgttgacggtgcgctgcctgaaccagccagaacttggcaggactctggccctgatgataacatcaaacaagatgccagccaacag gtgacaggctctcaggctcctgttgacagtgctctgcctgaaccagccagaacttggcaggactctgaccctgatgataacatcaaacaagatgccagccaacag gtgacaggctctcaggctcctgttgacggtgctctgcctgaaccagccagaacttggcaggattctgaccctgatgataacatcaaacaagatgccagccaacag gtgacaggctctcaggctcctgttgacggtgcgctgcctgaactagccagaacttggcaggactctgatcctgatgataacatcaaacaagatgccagccaacag gtgacaggctctcaggctcctgttgacggtgcgctgcctgaactagccagaacttggcaggactctgaccctgatgataacatcaaacaagataccagccaacag gtgacaggctctcaggctcctgttgacggtgcgctgcctgaaccagccagaacttggcaggactctgaccctgataacatcaaacaagatgccagccaacag gtgacaggctctcaggctcccgttgatggtgcgctgcctgaaccagccagaacttggcaggactctgaccctgatgataacatcaaacaagatgccagccaacag gtgacaggctctcaggctcctgttgatggtgcgctgcctgaaccagccagaacttggcaggactctgaccctgatgataacatcaaacaagatgccagccaacag gtgacaggctctcaggctcctgttgatggtgcgctgcctgaatcagccagaacttggcaggactctgaccctgatgataacatcaaacaagatgccagccaacag gtgacaggctctcaggctcctgttgatggtgcgctgcctgaaccagccagaacttggcaggactctgaccctgatgataacatcaaacaagatgccagccaacgggtaacattcagtgcgactttgtt agctatcaattatcaaaggagtttctcaaagtggactactcagacagtgatgatactgacaatgattcccaaaaggactgctctgtacctctgcaaatcaatctgctcaaaacaagagtatattaaatttgaccaagcattcttatacag atgggctgatcccagaagtgatagaagtgacctcttgtacctccgcatctcgtggcccaagtaa
- the LOC125985526 gene encoding uncharacterized protein isoform X2, translating into MPNKQYSEKESTFLFDFEWQNHYWCIDASTEDGSLGRLVNDNHKSPNCTMKKIVNDEPHLCLFAIKKIEMGTEIDYNYGDSKWPWREKVTGSQAPVDGALPEPARTWQDSGPDDNIKQDASQQVTGSQAPVDSALPEPARTWQDSDPDDNIKQDASQQVTGSQAPVDGALPEPARTWQDSDPDDNIKQDASQQVTGSQAPVDGALPELARTWQDSDPDDNIKQDASQQVTGSQAPVDGALPELARTWQDSDPDDNIKQDTSQQVTGSQAPVDGALPEPARTWQDSDPDNIKQDASQQVTGSQAPVDGALPEPARTWQDSDPDDNIKQDASQQVTGSQAPVDGALPESARTWQDSDPDDNIKQDASQQVTGSQAPVDGALPEPARTWQDSDPDDNIKQDASQRVTFSATLLAINYQRSFSKWTTQTVMILTMIPKRTALYLCKSICSKQEYIKFDQAFLYRWADPRSDRSDLLYLRISWPK; encoded by the exons atgccaaacaagcagtactctgaaaaggagagtacatttctctttgactttgaatggcagaatcattactggtg tattgatgcatcaacagaggatggctctcttggaagattagtgaatgacaaccacaagtctccaaactgcaccatgaaaaaaatagtaaatgacgagccccatttgtgcctttttgccatcaaaaaaatagaaatgggaactgaaatcgattacaactatggtgattctaaatggccatggcgtgaaaaa gtgacaggctctcaggctcctgttgacggtgcgctgcctgaaccagccagaacttggcaggactctggccctgatgataacatcaaacaagatgccagccaacag gtgacaggctctcaggctcctgttgacagtgctctgcctgaaccagccagaacttggcaggactctgaccctgatgataacatcaaacaagatgccagccaacag gtgacaggctctcaggctcctgttgacggtgctctgcctgaaccagccagaacttggcaggattctgaccctgatgataacatcaaacaagatgccagccaacag gtgacaggctctcaggctcctgttgacggtgcgctgcctgaactagccagaacttggcaggactctgatcctgatgataacatcaaacaagatgccagccaacag gtgacaggctctcaggctcctgttgacggtgcgctgcctgaactagccagaacttggcaggactctgaccctgatgataacatcaaacaagataccagccaacag gtgacaggctctcaggctcctgttgacggtgcgctgcctgaaccagccagaacttggcaggactctgaccctgataacatcaaacaagatgccagccaacag gtgacaggctctcaggctcctgttgatggtgcgctgcctgaaccagccagaacttggcaggactctgaccctgatgataacatcaaacaagatgccagccaacag gtgacaggctctcaggctcctgttgatggtgcgctgcctgaatcagccagaacttggcaggactctgaccctgatgataacatcaaacaagatgccagccaacag gtgacaggctctcaggctcctgttgatggtgcgctgcctgaaccagccagaacttggcaggactctgaccctgatgataacatcaaacaagatgccagccaacgggtaacattcagtgcgactttgtt agctatcaattatcaaaggagtttctcaaagtggactactcagacagtgatgatactgacaatgattcccaaaaggactgctctgtacctctgcaaatcaatctgctcaaaacaagagtatattaaatttgaccaagcattcttatacag atgggctgatcccagaagtgatagaagtgacctcttgtacctccgcatctcgtggcccaagtaa
- the LOC125985526 gene encoding uncharacterized protein isoform X4, producing the protein MPNKQYSEKESTFLFDFEWQNHYWCIDASTEDGSLGRLVNDNHKSPNCTMKKIVNDEPHLCLFAIKKIEMGTEIDYNYGDSKWPWREKVTGSQAPVDGALPEPARTWQDSGPDDNIKQDASQQVTGSQAPVDSALPEPARTWQDSDPDDNIKQDASQQVTGSQAPVDGALPEPARTWQDSDPDDNIKQDASQQVTGSQAPVDGALPELARTWQDSDPDDNIKQDASQQVTGSQAPVDGALPELARTWQDSDPDDNIKQDTSQQVTGSQAPVDGALPEPARTWQDSDPDNIKQDASQQVTGSQAPVDGALPEPARTWQDSDPDDNIKQDASQQVTGSQAPVDGALPEPARTWQDSDPDDNIKQDASQQVTGSQAPVDGALPESARTWQDSDPDDNIKQDASQQSYQLSKEFLKVDYSDSDDTDNDSQKDCSVPLQINLLKTRVY; encoded by the exons atgccaaacaagcagtactctgaaaaggagagtacatttctctttgactttgaatggcagaatcattactggtg tattgatgcatcaacagaggatggctctcttggaagattagtgaatgacaaccacaagtctccaaactgcaccatgaaaaaaatagtaaatgacgagccccatttgtgcctttttgccatcaaaaaaatagaaatgggaactgaaatcgattacaactatggtgattctaaatggccatggcgtgaaaaa gtgacaggctctcaggctcctgttgacggtgcgctgcctgaaccagccagaacttggcaggactctggccctgatgataacatcaaacaagatgccagccaacag gtgacaggctctcaggctcctgttgacagtgctctgcctgaaccagccagaacttggcaggactctgaccctgatgataacatcaaacaagatgccagccaacag gtgacaggctctcaggctcctgttgacggtgctctgcctgaaccagccagaacttggcaggattctgaccctgatgataacatcaaacaagatgccagccaacag gtgacaggctctcaggctcctgttgacggtgcgctgcctgaactagccagaacttggcaggactctgatcctgatgataacatcaaacaagatgccagccaacag gtgacaggctctcaggctcctgttgacggtgcgctgcctgaactagccagaacttggcaggactctgaccctgatgataacatcaaacaagataccagccaacag gtgacaggctctcaggctcctgttgacggtgcgctgcctgaaccagccagaacttggcaggactctgaccctgataacatcaaacaagatgccagccaacag gtgacaggctctcaggctcccgttgatggtgcgctgcctgaaccagccagaacttggcaggactctgaccctgatgataacatcaaacaagatgccagccaacag gtgacaggctctcaggctcctgttgatggtgcgctgcctgaaccagccagaacttggcaggactctgaccctgatgataacatcaaacaagatgccagccaacag gtgacaggctctcaggctcctgttgatggtgcgctgcctgaatcagccagaacttggcaggactctgaccctgatgataacatcaaacaagatgccagccaacag agctatcaattatcaaaggagtttctcaaagtggactactcagacagtgatgatactgacaatgattcccaaaaggactgctctgtacctctgcaaatcaatctgctcaaaacaagagtatattaa
- the LOC125985526 gene encoding uncharacterized protein isoform X3, whose product MPNKQYSEKESTFLFDFEWQNHYWCIDASTEDGSLGRLVNDNHKSPNCTMKKIVNDEPHLCLFAIKKIEMGTEIDYNYGDSKWPWREKVTGSQAPVDGALPEPARTWQDSGPDDNIKQDASQQVTGSQAPVDSALPEPARTWQDSDPDDNIKQDASQQVTGSQAPVDGALPEPARTWQDSDPDDNIKQDASQQVTGSQAPVDGALPELARTWQDSDPDDNIKQDASQQVTGSQAPVDGALPELARTWQDSDPDDNIKQDTSQQVTGSQAPVDGALPEPARTWQDSDPDNIKQDASQQVTGSQAPVDGALPEPARTWQDSDPDDNIKQDASQQVTGSQAPVDGALPEPARTWQDSDPDDNIKQDASQQVTGSQAPVDGALPESARTWQDSDPDDNIKQDASQQVTGSQAPVDGALPEPARTWQDSDPDDNIKQDASQRSYQLSKEFLKVDYSDSDDTDNDSQKDCSVPLQINLLKTRVY is encoded by the exons atgccaaacaagcagtactctgaaaaggagagtacatttctctttgactttgaatggcagaatcattactggtg tattgatgcatcaacagaggatggctctcttggaagattagtgaatgacaaccacaagtctccaaactgcaccatgaaaaaaatagtaaatgacgagccccatttgtgcctttttgccatcaaaaaaatagaaatgggaactgaaatcgattacaactatggtgattctaaatggccatggcgtgaaaaa gtgacaggctctcaggctcctgttgacggtgcgctgcctgaaccagccagaacttggcaggactctggccctgatgataacatcaaacaagatgccagccaacag gtgacaggctctcaggctcctgttgacagtgctctgcctgaaccagccagaacttggcaggactctgaccctgatgataacatcaaacaagatgccagccaacag gtgacaggctctcaggctcctgttgacggtgctctgcctgaaccagccagaacttggcaggattctgaccctgatgataacatcaaacaagatgccagccaacag gtgacaggctctcaggctcctgttgacggtgcgctgcctgaactagccagaacttggcaggactctgatcctgatgataacatcaaacaagatgccagccaacag gtgacaggctctcaggctcctgttgacggtgcgctgcctgaactagccagaacttggcaggactctgaccctgatgataacatcaaacaagataccagccaacag gtgacaggctctcaggctcctgttgacggtgcgctgcctgaaccagccagaacttggcaggactctgaccctgataacatcaaacaagatgccagccaacag gtgacaggctctcaggctcccgttgatggtgcgctgcctgaaccagccagaacttggcaggactctgaccctgatgataacatcaaacaagatgccagccaacag gtgacaggctctcaggctcctgttgatggtgcgctgcctgaaccagccagaacttggcaggactctgaccctgatgataacatcaaacaagatgccagccaacag gtgacaggctctcaggctcctgttgatggtgcgctgcctgaatcagccagaacttggcaggactctgaccctgatgataacatcaaacaagatgccagccaacag gtgacaggctctcaggctcctgttgatggtgcgctgcctgaaccagccagaacttggcaggactctgaccctgatgataacatcaaacaagatgccagccaacgg agctatcaattatcaaaggagtttctcaaagtggactactcagacagtgatgatactgacaatgattcccaaaaggactgctctgtacctctgcaaatcaatctgctcaaaacaagagtatattaa